One Bacillales bacterium genomic window, CCGTCGATCACTTATTTGGAAAAATATTTGGAGGACAGCGGAAGCGGCGTCGAATTGCCGGCAGCCATCATCCTTGAAACGGTGCAAGGCGAAGGCGGATTGAACGCGGCAAGCTTCGAATGGCTGCGCAAGATCGAAGAACTGTGCCGAAAATGGGACATCTTGCTCATCGTCGACGATGTTCAAGCCGGCTGCGGACGTACCGGTACGTTTTTCAGCTTCGAACCGGCAGGGATCAACCCTGACGTCGTTTGCCTGTCAAAATCGATCGGCGGCATCGGTCTCCCGATGGCCATTACGCTCATCAAACCGGAGTACGACAAATGGGGACCGGGCGAGCATAACGGCACGTTCCGAGGAAACAACCTCGCCTTCATCGCCGCTGCGGAAGCTCTCAACCATTGGCAAACGGATGCTTTCCAAAAGGAGATTCAGCGGAAGGCGGAACTGTTGACCGAACGGTTGAAGGCGATCATCGAGGCATTTCCAGAGCTGGAAGGCCGCTTGCGCGGACGCGGATTGATGCAAGGCATCGCGTGCGGCAAAGAAGAGATCACCGGCGAAATTACGAAAGCGGCGTTCGAGCGCGGATTGATCATTGAAACATCCGGACCGAACGATGAAGTATTGAAGGTGTTGCCGCCGCTCATCATCGAAGAAGCCGGACTCGAACAAGGACTTGAAATTTTGCGCGACAGCATTGAAAGCGTACTGAAATAAAGGAGCGGTTACAACATGATTGTTAGAACGTTGGACGAAATCATCGGCTCCGAACGCGACACCGCCGATGAGAATTGGAACAGCCGTCGGTTTTTGCTGAAGGACGACAACGTCGGTTTCACACTGACGGAAACGATCCTTTACGCAGGAACGGAAACGTACATTTGGTATAAAAATCACATCGAGGCCGTCTATTGCATCGAAGGCGAAGCCGAAATTGAAACCGTCGACGACGGCAAAAAGTATACGATCAAACCAGGAACGATGTATTGCCTGGACGGTCACGAAAAACATTATTTGCGGGCCAAAACCGATTTCCGCGTCGTGTGCGTGTTCAATCCGCCGCTGACCGGAAAAGAAGTGCACGACGAAGAAGGCGTCTACCCGGCGGCGGTCGATTAATTCATCTAAGAATGGCATGAACAAACACGTTCATGCCATTTGATTTGATCCGGAAACGAGGAGGTTTACACAATGGAAGATCTTTATCCGTCCCGAAAGAGGGAAGAAGTCCAAATCACAAGACGAAAAGATCCTGTCATCCACGGAACGGAAGAATATGATTGCCCATTGACGAAAGACCAATTGTTGGCTTACGAAAAGAACGGCTACTTGTACTTGGAAAACTTCTTCTCGGAAAGCGAAACGGCGAAAATGCAACAAGAAGCCCTTTCCCTTCGCAACGATGAATCCGTTTCGACGCGTCCGGAAGTCGTGCGCGAACCGCACAATGAAGAAATTCGTTCCATCTTTGCCGTCCATGATCATCCATTTTTCGGAAAAGTCGCTGCCCACGAGCGGTTAACGGCGATCGTCTCCCGACTGCTCGGAAGCGAGGTTTACATTAACCAGTCGCGTATCAACTACAAACCCGGGTTCACGGGCAAGGAGTTTTACTGGCATTCGGACTTCGAAACGTGGCACGTCGAAGACGGTATGCCGCGCATGCGCGCCGTCAGCGTTTCGATCGCACTTACCGACAATCACGTGTTCAACGGGCCGCTCATGCTCATCCCCGGTTCCCATCAATATTTTATCTCATGCATCGGGGAAACGCCGGAAAACCATTACAAGAAATCGCTGCAGAAACAAGAATTCGGCGTCCCCGACCGCAACACGATGACCTGGCTCACGAATGAGCTCGGCATTGACGTCCCGACAGGACCGGCCGGCTCCGTCCTCTTGTTTGAATGCAACACGATG contains:
- a CDS encoding ectoine synthase translates to MIVRTLDEIIGSERDTADENWNSRRFLLKDDNVGFTLTETILYAGTETYIWYKNHIEAVYCIEGEAEIETVDDGKKYTIKPGTMYCLDGHEKHYLRAKTDFRVVCVFNPPLTGKEVHDEEGVYPAAVD
- the thpD gene encoding ectoine hydroxylase codes for the protein MEDLYPSRKREEVQITRRKDPVIHGTEEYDCPLTKDQLLAYEKNGYLYLENFFSESETAKMQQEALSLRNDESVSTRPEVVREPHNEEIRSIFAVHDHPFFGKVAAHERLTAIVSRLLGSEVYINQSRINYKPGFTGKEFYWHSDFETWHVEDGMPRMRAVSVSIALTDNHVFNGPLMLIPGSHQYFISCIGETPENHYKKSLQKQEFGVPDRNTMTWLTNELGIDVPTGPAGSVLLFECNTMHGSNGNITPYGRNNLFMVYNSVENRLVAPFSGGEPRPEYIAARNPNVTLIGS
- the ectB gene encoding diaminobutyrate--2-oxoglutarate transaminase; protein product: MTLVGPKPEMDIIEKHESQVRSYSRSFPAMFERSKGYKLWDTEGKEYIDFFAGAGALNYGHNNDFMQEKIIEYIRSDGIAHSLDMATVPRRDFLERFQEVILEPRNLDYKVMFPGPTGTNSVESALKIARKVTGRDTVISFTNAFHGMTIGSLSVTGNSFKRKGAGVPLSHSVSMPYDDYMDDHPSITYLEKYLEDSGSGVELPAAIILETVQGEGGLNAASFEWLRKIEELCRKWDILLIVDDVQAGCGRTGTFFSFEPAGINPDVVCLSKSIGGIGLPMAITLIKPEYDKWGPGEHNGTFRGNNLAFIAAAEALNHWQTDAFQKEIQRKAELLTERLKAIIEAFPELEGRLRGRGLMQGIACGKEEITGEITKAAFERGLIIETSGPNDEVLKVLPPLIIEEAGLEQGLEILRDSIESVLK